In one Methylobacterium sp. SyP6R genomic region, the following are encoded:
- the parC gene encoding DNA topoisomerase IV subunit A: protein MGKPFEPPSDRDGIENVDLKAALEERYLAYALSTIMHRALPDARDGLKPVHRRILHAMRLLRLDPGSAYKKCARVVGDVIGKYHPHGDVAVYDALVRLAQDFAQRYPLVDGQGNFGNIDGDNPAAQRYTECRMTEVARLLLEGMDEDAVDFRPNYDGQEEEPVVLPAAFPNLLANGSQGIAVGMATSIPPHNVAELCEAALYLITHPSATSEQLTTFVKGPDFPTGGIITDSAASIAEAYRTGRGGFRVRARWQKEDLGRGTWAVVVTEIPYGVPKARLIEKMAELLQEKKLPLLADVRDESAEDVRVVLEPRSRTVDPVVMMESLFRLTELESRISLNMNVLVGGTVPRVIGLAEALREWLDHRRVVLQRRSRHRLAQIERRLEILGGLLIVYLDLDRVIQIIREEDEPKAELMRVFELTELQANAILDTRLRSLRKLEEMELKREHDALTKEKADLDGLMASDDKQWKSIATQIRTVRKTYGPETPLGRRRTTLENPPDTSGIDFSEAMVEREPITVIVSQKGWIRALKGHVADLSAVQFKGDDTLKVSFPTETTAKILVLASNGKVFTLEAAKLPGGRGFGDPIRLMVDMDEGSEIVTVWAHKPGVKLLLATTDGRGFVTPADGLVANTRKGKQVIGLDDPATASLVVEVGEGDHVAVCGTNRLLTVFPLAEIPEMVRGKGVRLQKYRDATLDSVVIFSLADGLTWPDSAGRTRSEAGDDLAKWVGHRGGTGAMAPRGYPKSGRP, encoded by the coding sequence ATGGGAAAGCCCTTCGAGCCACCCTCCGACCGCGACGGGATCGAGAACGTCGACCTGAAGGCGGCGCTGGAGGAGCGCTACCTCGCCTACGCGCTCTCGACCATCATGCACCGGGCACTGCCCGATGCCCGCGACGGCCTCAAGCCCGTGCACCGGCGCATCCTGCACGCGATGCGGCTTTTGCGCCTCGATCCCGGCAGCGCCTACAAGAAATGCGCCCGCGTCGTCGGCGACGTGATCGGTAAGTACCATCCCCACGGCGACGTCGCGGTCTACGATGCGCTCGTGCGCCTCGCCCAGGACTTCGCCCAGCGCTATCCGCTGGTCGACGGCCAGGGCAATTTCGGCAATATCGACGGCGACAACCCGGCGGCCCAGCGGTACACCGAGTGCCGGATGACCGAGGTCGCCCGTCTCCTTCTCGAGGGGATGGACGAGGACGCGGTCGATTTCCGCCCGAACTACGACGGGCAGGAAGAGGAGCCGGTCGTCCTGCCGGCGGCCTTCCCGAACCTCCTGGCCAACGGCTCGCAGGGCATCGCCGTCGGCATGGCGACCTCGATCCCGCCGCACAACGTGGCCGAACTCTGCGAGGCCGCGCTCTACCTCATCACCCACCCCTCGGCGACCTCCGAGCAACTGACCACCTTCGTCAAGGGCCCGGACTTCCCGACCGGCGGCATCATCACCGATTCCGCGGCCTCGATCGCCGAGGCCTACCGCACCGGGCGCGGCGGCTTCCGGGTCCGGGCGCGCTGGCAGAAGGAGGATCTCGGCCGCGGCACCTGGGCGGTGGTCGTCACCGAGATCCCCTACGGCGTGCCGAAGGCCCGGCTGATTGAGAAGATGGCCGAGCTGCTGCAGGAGAAGAAGCTGCCGCTGCTCGCCGACGTGCGCGATGAATCGGCCGAGGACGTGCGGGTGGTGCTGGAGCCGCGCTCGCGGACCGTCGATCCCGTGGTGATGATGGAATCCTTGTTCCGGCTCACGGAGCTGGAAAGCCGCATCTCGCTGAACATGAACGTGCTGGTCGGCGGCACGGTCCCGCGGGTGATCGGCCTCGCCGAAGCCCTGCGCGAATGGCTCGACCATCGCCGGGTCGTGCTGCAGCGCCGCTCGCGCCACCGCCTCGCCCAGATCGAGCGCCGGCTCGAAATCCTCGGCGGCCTGCTCATCGTCTATCTCGACCTCGACCGGGTGATCCAGATCATCCGCGAGGAGGACGAGCCGAAGGCCGAGCTGATGCGGGTCTTCGAGCTGACCGAATTGCAGGCCAACGCCATCCTCGACACGCGGTTGCGCAGCTTGCGCAAGCTGGAGGAGATGGAGCTGAAGCGCGAGCACGACGCGCTGACGAAGGAGAAGGCCGATCTCGACGGCCTGATGGCCTCCGACGACAAGCAGTGGAAGTCGATCGCGACCCAGATCCGGACGGTGCGCAAGACCTACGGCCCCGAGACCCCGCTCGGCCGTCGCCGCACCACGCTGGAGAACCCGCCCGACACCTCCGGCATCGATTTCTCGGAGGCGATGGTCGAGCGCGAGCCGATCACCGTGATCGTCTCGCAGAAAGGCTGGATCCGGGCGCTCAAGGGCCATGTCGCCGACCTCTCGGCCGTGCAGTTCAAGGGCGACGACACCCTGAAAGTGAGCTTCCCGACCGAGACGACGGCCAAGATCCTGGTGCTGGCCTCGAACGGCAAGGTCTTCACGTTGGAGGCCGCCAAGCTCCCGGGCGGGCGCGGCTTCGGCGATCCGATCCGCCTGATGGTGGACATGGACGAGGGCTCGGAGATCGTCACCGTCTGGGCGCACAAGCCCGGGGTGAAGCTCCTGCTCGCCACCACCGACGGGCGCGGCTTCGTCACCCCGGCGGACGGGCTCGTCGCCAATACCCGCAAGGGCAAGCAGGTGATCGGCCTCGACGACCCGGCGACGGCGAGCCTCGTCGTCGAGGTCGGGGAGGGCGACCACGTCGCGGTCTGCGGCACCAACCGCCTGCTCACGGTCTTCCCCCTCGCGGAGATCCCCGAGATGGTCCGCGGCAAGGGCGTGCGGTTGCAGAAATACCGCGACGCCACCCTCGACTCGGTCGTGATCTTCAGCCTCGCCGATGGCCTGACCTGGCCCGACAGTGCCGGGCGCACCCGCAGCGAGGCCGGCGACGACCTGGCGAAGTGGGTCGGCCATCGCGGCGGCACCGGGGCGATGGCGCCGCGGGGCTACCCCAAATCCGGCCGCCCGTGA
- the recO gene encoding DNA repair protein RecO codes for MQWTDDGLVLGARRHGETGVVLELMTAEHGRHLGLVHGGRSRRMQPVLQPGNLVRAVWRARLDEGLGAYAVEPIESASARLIGSRLALYGIGYAAGLLRLLPERDPHPALFAVAKVLIAHLHEPEIAPALMVRFELAMLAELGFGLDLSACAATGTNEYLAYVSPKSGRAVSAAAGEPWRDRLLALPDFLVDRADRRGLNVPTAREVKQGFTLTGYFLDQHIWGPRDVAEPEERVRFVGLSTAGSG; via the coding sequence ATGCAATGGACGGATGACGGGCTGGTTCTCGGGGCGCGGCGGCACGGCGAGACCGGCGTCGTCCTCGAACTGATGACGGCCGAGCACGGCCGCCATCTCGGCCTCGTGCATGGCGGGCGCTCGCGGCGGATGCAGCCGGTGCTCCAGCCCGGCAACCTGGTGCGGGCGGTGTGGCGGGCCCGGCTCGACGAGGGATTGGGCGCCTACGCGGTCGAGCCGATTGAGAGCGCCAGCGCGCGGCTGATCGGCTCGCGCCTCGCCCTCTACGGCATCGGCTACGCCGCGGGGCTGCTGCGGCTTCTCCCTGAGCGTGATCCCCATCCGGCCCTGTTCGCAGTCGCCAAGGTGCTGATCGCGCATCTGCACGAGCCCGAGATCGCCCCCGCCCTGATGGTGCGGTTCGAGCTGGCGATGCTCGCCGAGCTCGGCTTCGGCCTCGACCTCTCGGCCTGCGCCGCCACCGGCACCAACGAATACCTCGCCTACGTCTCGCCGAAGAGCGGGCGGGCGGTGAGCGCGGCGGCCGGCGAGCCCTGGCGCGACCGGCTGCTGGCGCTGCCCGACTTCCTGGTCGATCGGGCCGACCGCCGCGGTCTCAACGTGCCGACCGCCCGGGAGGTCAAGCAAGGCTTTACCTTAACGGGATATTTCCTCGACCAGCACATCTGGGGTCCGCGCGACGTGGCCGAGCCGGAGGAGCGGGTGCGGTTCGTCGGCTTGAGTACCGCCGGGTCGGGTTGA
- a CDS encoding HAD family hydrolase, with translation MTATGMSALPAAVIFDMDGLLFDSELLAHNAMMAASEELGHGFTTEDFLTLVGRPSSANRALLQERIGSHDGVEMFDAVWERHFLGMRSALALKPGVLDLLARLDALGLPRAICTSSSRRDVKYNLALHSLDGRFEAIVASGDYVHGKPAPDPFLRAAEVLGVKPEECLALEDSHNGVRSAAAAGMCTVMVPDLLPATDEMRRLCHRVVLDLHEVRRMLE, from the coding sequence ATGACCGCGACAGGCATGTCGGCGCTACCGGCCGCCGTGATCTTCGACATGGACGGGCTCCTGTTCGACAGCGAGTTACTCGCTCACAACGCCATGATGGCTGCGTCGGAGGAACTCGGGCACGGGTTCACGACAGAGGACTTCCTCACTTTGGTCGGACGACCCTCGTCTGCGAACCGCGCGTTACTCCAAGAACGTATCGGCTCACACGATGGCGTGGAGATGTTCGATGCCGTGTGGGAACGCCATTTTCTCGGCATGAGAAGCGCGCTCGCCTTGAAGCCAGGGGTATTGGATTTGCTGGCTCGGCTCGACGCCCTAGGCTTGCCTCGCGCCATTTGCACGTCTTCAAGTCGACGCGATGTGAAATACAATCTGGCGCTGCATAGCTTGGACGGTCGATTCGAGGCGATCGTCGCCTCTGGCGATTACGTGCATGGTAAGCCGGCTCCTGACCCCTTCCTGCGAGCCGCTGAGGTGTTGGGCGTTAAGCCTGAAGAGTGCTTGGCTTTAGAAGATTCTCACAACGGAGTGCGATCAGCTGCGGCGGCGGGCATGTGCACCGTGATGGTTCCTGACCTTCTTCCTGCCACTGACGAGATGCGGCGTCTCTGCCATCGTGTCGTGCTCGACCTGCACGAAGTTCGACGAATGCTCGAATAA
- a CDS encoding PAS domain-containing sensor histidine kinase: MTARTAHPIAGIPVDRPDDALGRALPESEPGMSGLPSRLILDALPQKIWMLDRDGVVRFANRAAREIGTSLGEPDGWDSVIHPKDRARAAVARSSAIRSGQPYDLTIRLRDTSGRWHWHQTDVVPIREGAGITGWMMTAADVDDVVADNQALEATTNLLLLTHKAAGVGLWDWNMRTGALSLSAEGARLHGLSAQACIITSSAWTGLVHADDRAMLWDAVTKAVTTRTPFSVDVRVTAEHGAVRWIQSLGRVLDDAHGLSGRIVGLTLDITARKRAEQALSHAKDGAEQANRAKSDFLAMMSHEIRNPLNAVLGYTEHMLSRSREPETLRHLAAVQEAGEILMRVVDDVLDVAQIEAGQVALDPEPFLLADLLAGTAEVARGAASRKGVAVEVLRDPATPTLVLGDVGRLRQVLLNLLTNAVKFTPAGRVALAVGPDTGRGGAGRLLFTVSDTGIGMSAAQQERLFVPFGQGDESIRRRFGGSGLGLVICRHLVELMGGQIGVSSEPGRGTRIWFSVTLPPA; the protein is encoded by the coding sequence ATGACGGCGCGGACCGCGCATCCGATCGCGGGTATCCCGGTGGACAGACCGGACGATGCCCTCGGCCGTGCGCTGCCGGAGAGCGAGCCGGGGATGAGCGGGCTGCCGTCGCGCCTGATCCTCGACGCGTTGCCGCAGAAGATCTGGATGCTCGACCGCGACGGGGTGGTGCGCTTCGCTAACCGGGCGGCGCGGGAGATCGGCACCAGCCTCGGCGAGCCCGACGGCTGGGACAGCGTGATCCACCCCAAGGACCGCGCCCGGGCGGCGGTGGCGCGCAGCTCCGCCATCCGGTCGGGCCAGCCCTACGACCTGACGATCCGCCTGCGCGACACCAGCGGGCGCTGGCACTGGCACCAGACCGACGTGGTGCCGATCCGCGAGGGCGCGGGCATCACCGGCTGGATGATGACGGCCGCCGACGTCGACGACGTCGTGGCCGACAACCAGGCGCTCGAGGCCACCACCAACCTGCTGCTCCTGACCCACAAGGCCGCCGGCGTCGGCCTGTGGGACTGGAACATGCGCACCGGCGCGCTCTCGCTCTCGGCGGAGGGCGCGCGCCTGCACGGCCTCTCGGCGCAGGCCTGCATCATCACCTCCTCGGCCTGGACCGGGCTCGTCCATGCCGACGACCGCGCCATGCTGTGGGACGCGGTCACCAAGGCCGTCACCACCCGCACCCCGTTCTCGGTCGATGTCCGGGTGACCGCCGAGCACGGCGCCGTCCGGTGGATTCAGAGCCTAGGACGCGTCCTCGATGACGCGCACGGCCTGAGCGGGCGCATCGTCGGCCTCACCCTCGACATCACCGCCCGCAAGCGGGCCGAGCAGGCGCTCTCCCACGCCAAGGACGGGGCCGAGCAGGCCAACCGCGCCAAGTCGGATTTCCTGGCGATGATGAGCCACGAGATCCGCAATCCCCTCAACGCGGTCCTCGGCTATACCGAGCACATGCTCAGCCGCTCGCGCGAGCCAGAAACCCTGCGCCACCTCGCCGCCGTCCAGGAGGCCGGCGAGATCCTGATGCGGGTCGTCGACGACGTGCTCGACGTGGCGCAGATCGAGGCGGGCCAGGTCGCCCTCGATCCGGAGCCCTTCCTGCTCGCCGACCTCCTGGCCGGCACCGCCGAGGTCGCCCGGGGTGCGGCCTCCCGCAAGGGCGTGGCGGTGGAGGTCCTGCGCGATCCCGCCACCCCCACCCTGGTGCTGGGCGATGTCGGGCGCCTGCGCCAGGTCCTGCTCAACCTCCTCACCAACGCGGTGAAGTTCACGCCGGCCGGCCGGGTCGCCCTGGCGGTGGGGCCGGATACCGGTCGCGGCGGCGCGGGCCGGCTGCTGTTCACGGTGAGCGACACCGGCATCGGCATGTCGGCGGCGCAGCAGGAACGGCTGTTCGTGCCCTTCGGCCAGGGCGACGAATCGATTCGGCGCCGCTTCGGCGGCAGCGGGCTGGGCCTCGTCATCTGCCGCCACCTCGTCGAGCTGATGGGCGGGCAGATCGGCGTGTCGAGCGAACCGGGGCGCGGCACGCGGATCTGGTTTTCCGTGACGTTGCCGCCGGCTTAG
- a CDS encoding SGNH/GDSL hydrolase family protein: MQTRTKIGIGLVAALLAAGLAAVLVVRHKSGAGQGVAAFREARAFAVSGVLKQVEGPYSLLLGDSQMERLYLPALCGHPAIDAAIAGTRISGLRAVAGWIDLPRPPEAIVVTIGTNDLTRRQRSGDPDAATAQFRTEARGLFSELVPRARRVVVTAVPPFDAGRPGVAKFYDVEAAPAYTAILSEECARAGCRFVDAYADLRDPASSSRSPDGVHLGLDPAARDRIAARLEAAACPDLPGRAR, from the coding sequence GTGCAGACGAGAACGAAGATCGGAATCGGCCTGGTCGCGGCCCTGCTGGCGGCCGGCCTCGCCGCTGTCCTGGTTGTCCGGCACAAGTCCGGGGCAGGGCAGGGGGTGGCGGCGTTCCGCGAGGCCCGGGCCTTCGCGGTCTCCGGCGTGCTCAAGCAGGTTGAGGGCCCCTACAGCCTGCTCCTCGGCGACTCGCAGATGGAGCGCCTGTACCTGCCGGCCCTGTGCGGCCATCCCGCCATCGACGCCGCCATCGCGGGCACGCGGATCTCCGGCCTGCGCGCCGTCGCGGGATGGATCGACCTGCCGCGGCCGCCGGAGGCGATCGTGGTGACCATCGGCACCAACGACCTCACCCGGCGCCAGCGCTCCGGCGATCCCGACGCGGCCACGGCGCAGTTCCGCACGGAGGCCCGGGGCCTGTTCTCCGAACTCGTGCCCCGGGCCCGGCGCGTCGTCGTCACCGCGGTGCCGCCCTTCGATGCCGGCCGTCCCGGCGTGGCGAAGTTCTACGACGTCGAGGCCGCGCCGGCCTATACGGCGATCCTGTCGGAGGAATGCGCCCGGGCCGGCTGCCGCTTCGTCGACGCCTATGCCGACCTGCGCGACCCGGCCTCCTCGAGCCGGTCGCCGGACGGCGTCCATCTCGGCCTCGACCCGGCGGCGCGGGACCGCATCGCCGCGCGCCTCGAGGCGGCGGCTTGCCCCGATCTCCCGGGACGCGCGCGCTGA